One window of the Amia ocellicauda isolate fAmiCal2 chromosome 18, fAmiCal2.hap1, whole genome shotgun sequence genome contains the following:
- the c18h1orf159 gene encoding uncharacterized protein C1orf159 homolog isoform X2, producing the protein MAGCSTTSTTITIITIIIAGAALQVVRQTSQSPVSLPDHLQCCLDAQEENGTCQNSTQCDPGCFLQTFKTSAAFCVRCRTDYLLLYNLTDCNHNYLNATVQSANTSTVAPVQPKIGGPGVAASLLLGTLFISLFLILSVASFFYLKRSNKLPNVFYRRNKASIFQPSETAVMIPTPSSSVRKPRYVRRERPVTAATVSTAAVTHISNV; encoded by the exons ATGGCTGGCTGCTccaccacctccaccaccatcaccatcatcaccatcatcatcgcCGGAGCCGCGCTTCAAGTTGTTCGTCAAACTTCACAATCCCCG GTCTCCCTTCCGGACCATCTTCAGTGTTGTCTAGATGCACAGGAAGAGAATGGGACGTGCCAAAACAGCACCCAGTGTGACCCTG GCTGCTTTCTGCAGACGTTCAAGACCAGTGCCGCTTTCTGTGTCCGGTGCAGGACTGACTACCTCCTGCTATACAACCTGACGGACTGCAACCACA ATTATCTCAATGCAACTGTACAATCGGCCAACACGAGCACAGTGGCACCAGTGCAGCCCAAAATCG GTGGGCCCGGAGTTGCTGCCTCTCTGCTACTGGGAACCCTCTTCATCAGCCTCTTCCTCATCCTCTCCGTGGCTTCCTTCTTCTACCTCAAACGCTCCAACAAACTTCCCAATGTTTTCTATAGGAGGAACAAAG cCTCTATATTTCAACCCAGTGAAACG GCTGTGATGATCCCTACACCATCTTCCTCCG TACGGAAGCCAAGATATGTACGAAGGGAGAGGCCTGTGACTGCAGCCACTGTCTCCACTGCCGCCGTCACACACATCAGCAACGTATGA
- the c18h1orf159 gene encoding uncharacterized protein C1orf159 homolog isoform X1, with protein sequence MAGCSTTSTTITIITIIIAGAALQVVRQTSQSPVSLPDHLQCCLDAQEENGTCQNSTQCDPGCFLQTFKTSAAFCVRCRTDYLLLYNLTDCNHTDYLNATVQSANTSTVAPVQPKIGGPGVAASLLLGTLFISLFLILSVASFFYLKRSNKLPNVFYRRNKASIFQPSETAVMIPTPSSSVRKPRYVRRERPVTAATVSTAAVTHISNV encoded by the exons ATGGCTGGCTGCTccaccacctccaccaccatcaccatcatcaccatcatcatcgcCGGAGCCGCGCTTCAAGTTGTTCGTCAAACTTCACAATCCCCG GTCTCCCTTCCGGACCATCTTCAGTGTTGTCTAGATGCACAGGAAGAGAATGGGACGTGCCAAAACAGCACCCAGTGTGACCCTG GCTGCTTTCTGCAGACGTTCAAGACCAGTGCCGCTTTCTGTGTCCGGTGCAGGACTGACTACCTCCTGCTATACAACCTGACGGACTGCAACCACA CAGATTATCTCAATGCAACTGTACAATCGGCCAACACGAGCACAGTGGCACCAGTGCAGCCCAAAATCG GTGGGCCCGGAGTTGCTGCCTCTCTGCTACTGGGAACCCTCTTCATCAGCCTCTTCCTCATCCTCTCCGTGGCTTCCTTCTTCTACCTCAAACGCTCCAACAAACTTCCCAATGTTTTCTATAGGAGGAACAAAG cCTCTATATTTCAACCCAGTGAAACG GCTGTGATGATCCCTACACCATCTTCCTCCG TACGGAAGCCAAGATATGTACGAAGGGAGAGGCCTGTGACTGCAGCCACTGTCTCCACTGCCGCCGTCACACACATCAGCAACGTATGA